In a genomic window of Nodosilinea sp. E11:
- the hflX gene encoding GTPase HflX, translated as MRVGVGTLRQTQIPLAELPRYGAERLSGIRCIATQFETDPPSEAILTTMALQRLDVLAVLALTGSGFTRRGGGATGYIQTTYLAHLVPHPEQRWLVSATTDLEALSQQDFLALVEGVEAEFSRAFTALQVEVDRDRVLVVGLFTNNQSPDHFQTRLEELERLVDSAGGEVLDTMTQKRPRPHPQTVLGAGKVQEVALAAQTVGANLVVFDRDLSPVQVRNLENLVGIRVVDRTELILDIFAQRAKSGAGKLQVELAQLEYQMPRLTGRGRTMSRLGGGIGTRGPGETKLETERRTIQRRIVKLQQEVNQLQAHRARLRHRRQDDNLPSIAVVGYTNAGKSTLVNTLTNSAVYAADQLFATLDPTTRRLAITDPETNQTTQLVVTDTVGFIEELPASLMDAFRATLEEVTEADALLHVVDVSHPAWQDQIHWVMQILKDMPIVPGPMLLVFNKADRVSSEVLAIAQDEYPQALFISATERMGLETLRSRLLQLIDYAVTL; from the coding sequence ATGCGAGTGGGGGTCGGCACCCTGCGGCAGACCCAGATTCCGCTGGCGGAGTTGCCGCGCTATGGGGCTGAACGACTCAGCGGCATTCGCTGCATTGCCACGCAGTTTGAAACCGACCCGCCCTCCGAGGCAATTCTCACGACTATGGCGTTGCAGCGCCTCGATGTGCTGGCGGTGCTGGCGTTGACGGGCAGCGGCTTTACCCGGAGAGGCGGCGGTGCAACGGGATACATTCAAACCACCTATTTGGCTCACCTGGTGCCCCACCCCGAACAGCGCTGGCTGGTGTCGGCCACTACTGATCTAGAAGCGCTGAGCCAGCAAGACTTTTTGGCCTTAGTCGAGGGGGTAGAGGCTGAGTTTAGCCGGGCCTTTACCGCTTTGCAGGTGGAGGTCGATCGCGATCGCGTGTTAGTGGTGGGGCTATTTACCAATAACCAGAGCCCCGATCATTTTCAAACTCGCCTAGAAGAACTGGAGCGCCTAGTCGATAGTGCCGGGGGCGAAGTGCTAGACACCATGACCCAAAAGCGCCCCCGACCCCACCCTCAGACGGTGCTGGGAGCCGGGAAGGTGCAGGAGGTGGCTTTGGCAGCCCAAACGGTGGGAGCCAATTTGGTGGTGTTCGATCGCGATCTGTCTCCGGTGCAGGTGCGCAACCTAGAGAACCTAGTGGGCATTCGCGTAGTCGATCGCACTGAGTTAATTCTCGATATCTTTGCCCAGCGGGCCAAGAGTGGGGCCGGCAAGCTGCAAGTCGAGCTGGCTCAGCTAGAGTATCAGATGCCTCGCCTGACCGGGCGCGGACGGACCATGTCGCGGTTGGGGGGCGGCATTGGCACCCGTGGCCCCGGTGAAACCAAGCTTGAGACCGAGCGCCGCACCATTCAGCGGCGCATTGTCAAACTTCAGCAAGAGGTCAACCAGTTGCAGGCGCACCGGGCGCGGTTGCGTCACCGTCGCCAAGACGACAACCTACCGTCGATCGCCGTGGTGGGCTACACCAACGCGGGCAAGTCAACTCTGGTCAACACCTTGACGAACTCAGCGGTTTACGCGGCAGACCAGCTGTTTGCCACCCTTGACCCCACCACCCGCCGCCTGGCGATTACCGATCCTGAGACCAACCAGACTACTCAGCTGGTGGTCACCGATACCGTAGGCTTTATCGAAGAATTACCCGCCTCGCTGATGGACGCCTTTCGGGCCACCCTCGAAGAAGTCACCGAGGCCGATGCCCTACTCCATGTCGTCGATGTGTCGCATCCAGCCTGGCAAGACCAAATTCACTGGGTGATGCAAATTCTCAAAGACATGCCAATTGTGCCGGGGCCAATGCTGTTGGTGTTTAACAAGGCCGACCGGGTAAGTAGCGAAGTGCTGGCGATCGCCCAAGATGAGTATCCCCAGGCCCTGTTTATCTCAGCGACCGAACGCATGGGGCTAGAAACACTGCGATCGCGCCTTCTCCAGCTGATCGACTACGCGGTCACCCTATAG
- a CDS encoding CAAD domain-containing protein produces the protein MSTEFQSDTTYTEFTEPEVPTVTVDTTDSTASDLGDEAARQVKQVWDKVSALLGDLPDYVSEFVQRYRRPIVTVGLIIAAFIAVKLVLALLGAVNDVPLLAPTFELIGLIYSGWFLYRYLLKASNRQELLNDIGAIRDQVLGKG, from the coding sequence ATGAGTACAGAGTTTCAATCAGACACAACCTACACAGAGTTTACAGAGCCAGAAGTCCCCACGGTCACAGTTGACACCACTGATTCCACCGCCAGTGACTTAGGCGACGAAGCGGCTCGGCAAGTCAAGCAAGTGTGGGACAAAGTCTCGGCACTGCTGGGTGACCTGCCCGACTATGTCTCGGAGTTCGTCCAACGCTACCGACGGCCCATTGTGACCGTTGGCCTGATCATCGCGGCGTTTATTGCCGTCAAACTGGTGTTAGCCCTGTTAGGAGCGGTCAATGATGTGCCGCTGCTAGCTCCTACTTTTGAGCTAATCGGCCTAATTTACAGTGGCTGGTTTCTCTACCGTTACCTACTCAAGGCCTCAAACCGCCAAGAGTTGCTCAACGACATTGGGGCCATCCGCGACCAAGTTTTGGGTAAAGGATAG
- a CDS encoding chlorophyll a/b-binding protein has translation MANPQDDMNYGDQFGRKYGEYGTKFEFGSNPSAELWNGRLAMIGFLGALLVELTTGQGFFHWLGLF, from the coding sequence ATGGCTAATCCCCAAGACGATATGAACTACGGCGATCAATTCGGTCGCAAGTACGGTGAGTACGGCACCAAATTTGAGTTTGGCTCTAACCCCAGTGCTGAACTTTGGAATGGTCGCCTAGCGATGATTGGCTTTCTCGGTGCCCTGCTAGTTGAGCTCACCACCGGTCAAGGATTCTTCCACTGGTTGGGTCTGTTTTAA
- a CDS encoding sugar transferase, translating into MGSLPIHPSVTSFLKRCLDIAGGLVGMGLLLLLLLPIAIAIQLDNPGPVFYSQVRCGYRGQPFRIWKFRSMVTNADDLKHLVENEAQGLIFKNENDPRITCVGRFLRRTSLDEFPQFWNVLKGHMSLVGTRPPTLDEVSQYQPHHWQRLNVKPGLTGKWQANGRSAVKDFETIVKMDVEYQAQWSIGHDTQLILDTIRAVVLSRGAY; encoded by the coding sequence ATGGGCTCATTGCCGATTCATCCCTCAGTCACCTCGTTTTTGAAGCGGTGTTTAGACATTGCCGGTGGGCTAGTGGGTATGGGCCTTTTGCTACTGTTACTGCTGCCCATTGCGATCGCTATTCAGCTCGACAACCCAGGCCCCGTTTTTTATAGCCAGGTTCGCTGTGGCTACCGAGGTCAACCCTTTCGCATTTGGAAGTTTCGCTCTATGGTCACCAATGCCGATGACCTCAAGCATTTGGTTGAAAATGAAGCCCAGGGTCTCATTTTTAAAAATGAAAACGATCCCCGCATCACCTGTGTCGGTCGCTTTTTGCGCCGCACTAGTCTAGACGAGTTTCCGCAGTTCTGGAATGTTCTGAAGGGACATATGAGCCTAGTGGGCACCCGTCCCCCCACCCTTGATGAAGTGAGTCAATACCAGCCCCACCACTGGCAGCGGCTAAACGTTAAACCCGGCCTTACCGGTAAGTGGCAAGCCAACGGCCGCTCCGCCGTCAAAGATTTTGAAACTATCGTCAAAATGGATGTCGAGTATCAGGCCCAGTGGTCGATAGGCCACGATACCCAGCTCATTTTAGACACCATTCGCGCCGTCGTGCTCAGCCGGGGAGCCTACTGA
- the fba gene encoding class II fructose-bisphosphate aldolase (catalyzes the reversible aldol condensation of dihydroxyacetonephosphate and glyceraldehyde 3-phosphate in the Calvin cycle, glycolysis, and/or gluconeogenesis) → MALVSLRLLLDHAAENGYGIPAYNVNNLEQILAIMKAADETDSPVILQASRGARSYAGENFLRHLVLAAVETYPHIPVVMHQDHGNSPATCYSALRNGFTSVMMDGSLEADAKTPASFEYNAAVTGEVVKVAHSIGCSVEGELGCLGSLETGAGEAEDGHGFEGTLSHDQLLTDPDEAVQFVEATQVDALAVAIGTSHGAYKFTRKPTGEILAISRIEEIHRRLPNTHLVMHGSSSVPQKWLDMINEYGGNIPETYGVPVEEIQKGIKSGVRKVNIDTDNRLAITAAIREAAAKDPSNFDPRHFMKPSMKYMTEVCSDRYTAFGTAGQASKIKQEPVDVYAIKYAKGELDAKVSTAAAV, encoded by the coding sequence ATGGCGCTTGTCTCACTGAGGCTACTGCTGGATCACGCAGCTGAAAACGGTTACGGTATTCCGGCTTATAACGTAAACAACCTGGAGCAAATCCTGGCCATCATGAAGGCGGCGGATGAAACCGACAGCCCCGTGATTTTACAGGCCTCTCGCGGTGCTCGCTCCTACGCTGGCGAAAACTTCCTGCGTCACCTGGTGCTGGCCGCCGTTGAAACCTATCCTCACATTCCCGTGGTCATGCACCAAGACCACGGCAACTCTCCCGCCACCTGCTACTCGGCGCTGCGCAACGGTTTCACCAGCGTAATGATGGACGGCTCTTTGGAAGCCGACGCCAAAACCCCCGCTAGCTTTGAATACAACGCCGCTGTTACCGGCGAAGTAGTGAAAGTTGCTCACTCCATTGGGTGCAGCGTTGAGGGCGAGCTGGGCTGCCTCGGTTCTCTCGAAACCGGCGCTGGCGAAGCAGAAGACGGCCACGGCTTTGAGGGCACCCTCAGCCACGACCAACTGCTCACCGACCCCGACGAAGCGGTGCAGTTTGTGGAAGCGACTCAGGTAGACGCTCTGGCCGTTGCCATCGGCACCAGCCACGGCGCGTACAAGTTCACCCGCAAGCCGACCGGTGAAATTCTGGCCATCAGCCGGATCGAAGAAATTCACCGCCGCCTGCCCAACACTCACCTGGTGATGCACGGCTCGTCTTCTGTACCCCAGAAGTGGCTCGACATGATCAACGAGTACGGCGGCAACATCCCTGAGACCTACGGCGTGCCCGTGGAAGAGATTCAGAAAGGGATCAAGAGCGGCGTGCGCAAGGTCAACATCGACACCGATAACCGCCTGGCGATCACCGCTGCTATTCGTGAAGCGGCTGCTAAGGATCCCTCTAACTTCGATCCTCGCCACTTCATGAAGCCCTCGATGAAGTACATGACCGAGGTGTGCAGCGATCGCTACACCGCCTTCGGTACCGCCGGCCAAGCTAGCAAGATCAAGCAAGAGCCCGTGGACGTTTACGCGATCAAGTACGCCAAGGGCGAACTTGACGCTAAAGTCTCCACCGCCGCTGCGGTCTAG
- a CDS encoding DUF2103 domain-containing protein codes for MTQASDGRLVWNHSTHLPGLIPILERLLEQPGIGTVTPGVIANVRAHSPELRVKVSVPIRGGFKLIARKGKTVQEVFVLTELDKPVLENAIALAIEAAR; via the coding sequence ATGACACAAGCCTCGGACGGTCGCCTTGTCTGGAACCACTCCACCCACTTGCCCGGGCTGATTCCCATCCTTGAACGTCTTTTAGAACAACCCGGTATTGGCACCGTGACTCCTGGGGTAATTGCAAACGTTAGAGCCCACTCTCCCGAGTTGCGGGTGAAGGTATCGGTACCCATTCGCGGCGGGTTTAAGCTGATTGCCCGCAAAGGCAAAACCGTGCAAGAGGTATTTGTGCTCACCGAGCTAGACAAGCCGGTGCTAGAAAATGCGATCGCCCTAGCGATCGAGGCCGCCCGGTGA
- a CDS encoding tRNA (guanine-N1)-methyltransferase, producing the protein MTPGSPSPAQVDQPELALHREGQATFALGSAFYRPKSAIARDLAVLAAAVYRQRHGHLRVLDAMTGCGVRPLRYVLEAQADWVWANEGNPDLAPVLSQNLARLPAQTYGLTHQDANQVFFTCYQQRDFYDIVDIDNFGSPAPYVSNGLWATKLGGMLYLTSTDGRTTSGHDPERSLKVYGAWARSHPAVHEQGLRLMIGHAAQTAAARGLGIEPVFSLFTGQVHRVMVRLVSKPTLTAATYGFVAYCHHCGHFQPVGWRHLGRVSCLCPSGEPPAAPVVSGPMWLGPLHDGATLAAMQTLAESWGWPKPAQLLTTMAQENDLPPYYYPLGEIGRRGQIDIPNRDWLIAALQAQGYRAAIPSMDWQGVKTDATLTACVAIAQQFPFLQPD; encoded by the coding sequence GTGACCCCAGGGTCGCCCTCTCCCGCTCAGGTAGATCAGCCCGAGTTGGCGTTGCACCGCGAAGGACAGGCAACCTTTGCTCTGGGGTCAGCCTTTTACCGACCCAAAAGTGCGATCGCGCGCGACCTGGCTGTGCTGGCGGCAGCGGTCTACCGCCAGCGCCACGGTCATCTGCGGGTGCTCGATGCCATGACGGGTTGTGGTGTGCGCCCCCTGCGCTACGTGTTAGAGGCCCAAGCCGACTGGGTCTGGGCCAACGAAGGGAACCCTGACCTGGCCCCGGTGCTGAGCCAAAATCTGGCGCGCTTGCCCGCCCAGACCTACGGCCTTACCCACCAGGATGCCAATCAGGTTTTTTTTACCTGCTATCAACAGCGCGACTTTTACGACATAGTCGATATCGACAACTTTGGCAGCCCCGCCCCCTACGTCAGCAACGGGCTATGGGCCACCAAGCTGGGGGGGATGCTCTACCTCACCAGCACCGATGGCCGCACCACCAGCGGCCACGACCCAGAGCGCAGTTTAAAGGTCTATGGGGCCTGGGCGCGATCGCACCCCGCTGTCCATGAGCAGGGTCTGCGGCTGATGATTGGCCACGCGGCCCAAACGGCGGCAGCACGGGGGCTGGGCATTGAGCCGGTGTTCTCGTTGTTTACGGGCCAGGTGCACCGGGTCATGGTGCGGCTCGTGAGCAAACCGACGCTGACGGCGGCGACCTACGGCTTTGTGGCCTACTGTCACCACTGTGGCCACTTTCAACCAGTCGGCTGGCGGCACCTGGGCCGGGTGAGCTGTCTTTGCCCATCGGGCGAACCTCCAGCGGCTCCGGTAGTGAGTGGGCCAATGTGGCTGGGGCCGCTGCACGACGGAGCCACCCTGGCGGCGATGCAAACGCTGGCTGAGAGCTGGGGTTGGCCAAAGCCTGCCCAACTGCTGACGACTATGGCCCAAGAAAACGACCTGCCGCCCTACTACTATCCCCTCGGTGAGATTGGCCGCCGAGGCCAGATCGATATTCCCAATCGCGACTGGCTGATTGCGGCACTCCAGGCCCAGGGCTACCGGGCGGCAATACCGTCGATGGATTGGCAGGGGGTGAAGACCGATGCGACCTTGACAGCCTGTGTGGCGATCGCCCAGCAGTTTCCATTCTTGCAACCAGACTGA
- the clpS gene encoding ATP-dependent Clp protease adapter ClpS codes for MTSVLPQAASSAPTIAPEKTRQTTREPYPNYKIIVLNDDFNTFQHVAECLMKYIPGLSGDRAWELTNQVHHDGQAVVWTGPLEQAELYHTQLTRAGLTMAPLEKA; via the coding sequence ATGACTTCGGTTTTGCCTCAAGCGGCTTCCTCAGCACCCACCATAGCGCCTGAAAAAACCCGCCAAACCACCCGCGAGCCGTATCCCAACTACAAGATTATCGTCCTCAACGACGATTTCAATACCTTTCAGCACGTGGCGGAATGTCTGATGAAATACATTCCAGGGCTGAGCGGCGATCGCGCCTGGGAGTTAACTAACCAGGTGCACCACGATGGTCAGGCGGTGGTCTGGACCGGGCCTCTGGAGCAGGCAGAGCTATATCACACCCAGCTCACGCGGGCTGGCTTGACGATGGCCCCCCTTGAGAAAGCATAA
- the hemB gene encoding porphobilinogen synthase, translating to MFPTHRPRRLRQHPQLRRMVQETLVTQADLIYPLFAVPGSQVAKEVSSMPGVYQLSVDKIVEEAKEVYDLGIPAIILFGIPADKDTDATGAWHDCGIVQQATTAVKEAVPDLLVIVDTCLCEYTSHGHCGYLETGDLTGRVLNDPTLELLKKTAVAQVKAGADIIAPSGMMDGFVQAIRAGLDEHGFEDTPILSYAAKYASAYYGPFRDAAESAPQFGDRRTYQMDPANGTEALKEIELDIAEGADMLMVKPALAYMDIIWRVKQATNLPVAAYNVSGEYSMVKAAALNGWVDEQKLVMETMTSFKRSGADMILTYHAKDVARWIG from the coding sequence ATGTTCCCCACCCATCGCCCTCGCCGTCTGCGCCAGCACCCGCAACTTCGCCGCATGGTGCAAGAGACCCTGGTGACCCAGGCCGATTTGATCTATCCCCTGTTTGCCGTGCCCGGTAGCCAGGTGGCGAAGGAGGTTTCGTCGATGCCGGGGGTGTATCAACTTTCGGTGGATAAAATTGTTGAGGAAGCTAAGGAAGTCTACGACCTGGGCATTCCAGCGATCATTCTGTTTGGCATTCCAGCGGACAAAGATACCGATGCTACCGGGGCCTGGCACGACTGCGGCATTGTGCAGCAGGCCACCACAGCGGTCAAAGAGGCGGTGCCCGACCTGCTGGTGATTGTGGATACCTGTCTGTGCGAGTACACCTCCCACGGCCACTGCGGCTACTTAGAAACTGGCGATTTAACTGGGCGGGTGCTCAACGATCCCACCCTAGAACTGCTGAAGAAAACCGCTGTCGCCCAGGTCAAGGCCGGAGCTGACATTATTGCCCCTTCGGGCATGATGGATGGGTTTGTGCAGGCGATTCGCGCTGGGCTAGATGAGCACGGCTTTGAAGACACCCCGATTCTCTCCTACGCGGCTAAGTATGCCTCGGCCTACTACGGGCCGTTTCGGGATGCGGCGGAAAGCGCGCCTCAGTTTGGCGATCGCCGCACCTACCAGATGGACCCAGCTAACGGCACCGAAGCGCTCAAGGAGATCGAGCTAGACATTGCCGAAGGGGCCGACATGCTGATGGTGAAGCCCGCCCTGGCCTACATGGATATTATCTGGCGGGTGAAGCAGGCCACTAACCTGCCCGTGGCGGCCTACAACGTGTCGGGCGAGTACTCGATGGTCAAAGCCGCCGCCCTCAACGGCTGGGTCGATGAGCAAAAACTGGTGATGGAAACCATGACTAGCTTTAAGCGCTCCGGGGCCGATATGATTTTGACCTACCACGCCAAAGACGTAGCCCGCTGGATTGGTTAG
- a CDS encoding bestrophin family protein, translating into MVKRSIRRYEQDWFRLLFSVRGSVIPAVMPRVLLCAVFAWGILLLYGRGWPLSSPILGSLVPSLVLGLLLVFRTNTSYERFWEGRKLWGNVVNLTRNLARQLWVAIEIPEPADHEAKIAAVRLLPAFAIATKLHLRGEPPDTELANLLTADQFAKLRAMNNPPLEIAFWVADYLQTQQTRGTLNPYQLTYCLETLDDLVDALGGCERILKTPMPVAYSIHLKQLLMLYCLALPFQMVASVGWGTPLLVALISFAVFGIEEIGIEIENPFGHDPNDLPLDAICHTMQQNIEDLISLVPGAGRSPQGPPSPVEIVQ; encoded by the coding sequence ATGGTCAAGCGCAGCATTCGCCGCTACGAGCAAGACTGGTTTCGGCTGCTATTTAGCGTCCGAGGGTCGGTGATTCCGGCGGTGATGCCTCGGGTGCTACTCTGCGCTGTATTTGCCTGGGGCATTTTGCTGCTGTATGGCCGGGGCTGGCCGCTGTCGTCGCCGATTTTAGGTTCGCTAGTGCCCAGTCTGGTGCTGGGTCTGCTGCTGGTGTTTCGCACCAACACCTCCTACGAGCGGTTTTGGGAGGGGCGCAAGCTGTGGGGCAATGTAGTCAACCTGACGCGCAACCTGGCCCGGCAGTTGTGGGTGGCGATTGAGATTCCTGAGCCTGCCGACCACGAGGCCAAAATTGCTGCCGTGCGACTGCTCCCGGCCTTTGCGATCGCCACAAAGCTGCACCTGCGCGGCGAACCGCCCGATACAGAACTGGCCAATTTGCTGACCGCTGACCAGTTTGCCAAACTGCGAGCGATGAATAATCCACCCCTAGAGATTGCCTTTTGGGTGGCCGACTATTTGCAAACCCAGCAGACCCGAGGCACCCTCAATCCTTATCAGCTCACTTACTGTCTAGAAACGTTAGATGACCTGGTCGATGCCTTGGGCGGGTGTGAACGCATTCTGAAGACGCCGATGCCGGTAGCCTACTCGATTCACCTAAAGCAGTTGTTGATGCTCTATTGTCTGGCCCTGCCGTTTCAAATGGTGGCTTCGGTGGGGTGGGGTACGCCGCTTTTGGTCGCGCTGATTAGCTTTGCGGTATTTGGCATTGAAGAAATTGGTATTGAAATCGAAAACCCCTTCGGCCACGACCCCAACGATCTGCCGCTAGATGCCATCTGTCATACCATGCAGCAAAACATTGAGGACTTGATCTCGCTGGTGCCGGGGGCGGGGCGATCGCCCCAGGGCCCCCCATCGCCGGTTGAGATCGTTCAGTAG
- a CDS encoding serpin family protein: protein MNHPWIGWAALAGGLAALTLGCAQIQAQTRTSASSPYENQAESFDRLAQAPTVTRELTQAQIEFGFALFEQLRQATPQENVLVSPTSVALALAMAYNGAGGETQQAIADALSLQGLDLDAINAGNQALTQYLTQLDPEVALEIANSLWVNETLPVRADYIDRMQTTYAAEVAALDFGQPSAVDRINDWVKTHTRDRIPTIVEQLPADQLLVLVNAVYFKGAWSEAFEPAQTRDRPFTLASGETIEHPLMAQTGEYQYLETDQFQAVSLPYGNGSLSFEVILPAPGLDLAEFSSLLTAENWENWMGQLRSRPGRVQIPRFQFEYEANLIPALGALGMGVAFEAGKADFSGLTDLDAFINQVRHKTFIEVNEAGTEAAASTAIGIMPTSMPMPPEDPFELVVDRPFVAAIRDRSTGTLLFVGAIVDPR from the coding sequence ATGAACCATCCATGGATAGGCTGGGCGGCCCTTGCGGGCGGTTTGGCGGCCCTGACCTTGGGCTGTGCCCAGATCCAGGCGCAGACTCGAACCTCGGCCTCCAGCCCCTACGAGAATCAGGCCGAGTCCTTTGACCGTTTAGCCCAGGCCCCCACCGTGACGAGAGAACTGACCCAGGCCCAGATTGAGTTTGGCTTTGCCCTGTTTGAGCAGCTGCGCCAAGCAACCCCCCAGGAGAATGTGCTGGTGTCGCCCACCAGCGTTGCCCTGGCGCTGGCCATGGCCTACAACGGCGCGGGCGGCGAAACCCAGCAGGCGATCGCCGATGCCCTTAGCCTCCAAGGCCTCGACCTTGACGCGATCAACGCGGGCAATCAGGCACTGACCCAGTACTTGACCCAGCTAGACCCCGAGGTGGCCCTGGAAATCGCCAATTCTCTTTGGGTCAATGAGACGCTGCCGGTGCGGGCCGACTACATCGATCGCATGCAGACCACCTACGCCGCCGAGGTCGCCGCCCTAGACTTTGGCCAGCCCAGCGCCGTCGATCGCATCAATGACTGGGTCAAAACCCACACCCGCGATCGCATTCCTACCATTGTTGAGCAGTTGCCCGCCGATCAACTGCTGGTGCTGGTCAATGCCGTCTACTTTAAGGGCGCGTGGAGTGAAGCCTTTGAGCCGGCCCAGACTCGCGATCGCCCCTTTACCCTGGCCAGCGGCGAAACCATCGAGCATCCTCTGATGGCCCAGACCGGCGAATATCAGTACCTAGAAACCGACCAGTTTCAGGCGGTGAGCCTGCCCTACGGCAATGGCTCCCTCAGCTTTGAGGTGATCTTGCCCGCCCCCGGCCTTGATCTGGCAGAGTTTTCTAGCTTGCTCACCGCAGAGAACTGGGAGAACTGGATGGGACAACTGCGATCGCGCCCTGGCCGGGTCCAGATCCCTCGGTTCCAGTTTGAGTACGAAGCCAACCTGATCCCCGCCCTTGGGGCGCTTGGCATGGGGGTGGCCTTTGAGGCGGGTAAAGCCGACTTTTCGGGCCTGACTGACCTCGATGCCTTTATCAACCAGGTGCGCCACAAAACCTTTATTGAGGTCAATGAAGCGGGAACCGAAGCCGCCGCCAGTACCGCCATTGGCATCATGCCCACCTCGATGCCGATGCCACCGGAGGATCCGTTTGAGTTAGTGGTTGACCGGCCCTTTGTAGCCGCAATTCGCGATCGCAGCACTGGCACGTTGCTGTTCGTTGGGGCGATCGTCGATCCCCGCTAG
- a CDS encoding polysaccharide biosynthesis/export family protein → MASFMVLQNYCLKSIKSIGLGLVVGVGAIAPIAPVLAQSMQQVTQAVPASPAGLPMGNPLPLQTVEAAQSLDLTYRLGTGDVIAIVVFGAEEYSVEGIVLQDGTINLPRVGQVQVQGLTLRETEAAIAARYSVFMRQPMVSISPVNLRPVRVAISGEVKRPGSYTVRRTNENNNFNTTDSRFPTLTEAISQAGGITARANISEVILRRPVGYNQVQTSRYNLWDLLQSGDLGKDIVLQGGDEIVVPTATTLTASEAAALASANFAPESINVYVAGEVERPGQLQVPLNTSLNEVLLNAGGFNRRRANVNTVTLVRLAADGTAQQQQIAVDFSQNVNDTNNPILQERDVIVVDRSGLTTFGDTTSTLLSPFTQILNSIFGFRRIFD, encoded by the coding sequence ATGGCTAGTTTTATGGTTTTGCAAAACTATTGTCTTAAATCTATTAAATCTATTGGGCTAGGTCTAGTCGTAGGGGTAGGTGCGATCGCCCCAATCGCACCAGTCTTGGCACAGTCAATGCAGCAGGTCACCCAGGCTGTGCCCGCCTCCCCTGCCGGATTGCCTATGGGTAACCCCTTGCCTTTGCAGACTGTCGAGGCAGCCCAATCCTTAGACTTGACCTATCGCCTAGGTACTGGCGATGTGATTGCGATTGTGGTGTTTGGTGCTGAAGAATACAGTGTTGAGGGCATTGTTTTGCAAGATGGCACTATTAATTTGCCTCGGGTTGGTCAGGTGCAGGTGCAGGGGCTGACCTTGCGAGAAACTGAAGCGGCTATTGCCGCCCGCTACAGCGTTTTTATGCGACAGCCGATGGTTTCTATCTCTCCGGTCAATCTACGCCCCGTGCGTGTCGCTATCTCAGGCGAAGTCAAGCGCCCTGGTTCTTATACAGTGCGCCGTACCAACGAGAACAATAACTTCAACACAACCGATTCCCGCTTTCCGACCTTGACCGAAGCTATTTCCCAAGCCGGGGGCATTACCGCTCGAGCCAATATTAGCGAGGTCATCCTGCGGCGACCCGTAGGCTACAACCAGGTGCAAACTAGCCGCTATAACCTGTGGGATCTACTTCAGTCTGGCGACCTGGGTAAAGACATTGTGCTTCAGGGCGGGGATGAAATTGTCGTTCCTACCGCTACGACCCTAACCGCCAGTGAAGCGGCGGCCTTAGCCAGTGCTAACTTTGCTCCAGAAAGTATCAACGTCTATGTCGCGGGTGAAGTAGAGCGTCCTGGTCAACTCCAGGTGCCGCTCAATACCTCCCTCAACGAAGTGCTGCTCAATGCAGGAGGCTTTAACCGCCGCAGGGCCAATGTCAATACCGTTACTTTAGTTCGACTAGCCGCCGACGGTACCGCCCAGCAGCAGCAAATTGCCGTTGATTTCAGCCAAAACGTTAACGACACCAACAATCCCATTCTGCAAGAGCGCGACGTTATCGTAGTTGATCGCTCAGGGTTAACAACCTTTGGCGATACGACCTCTACATTACTCAGCCCGTTCACTCAGATTCTCAACAGCATTTTTGGCTTCCGGCGCATTTTCGATTAA